Proteins co-encoded in one Astyanax mexicanus isolate ESR-SI-001 chromosome 1, AstMex3_surface, whole genome shotgun sequence genomic window:
- the rrs1 gene encoding ribosome biogenesis regulatory protein homolog, producing MAACSVEDVLAKAERDEAERLKSISVVKELELEFDVGNLLALDKNPVELRGRSQDREELLRALARDNVQLLVNEIWKLPAERTDDVLVVKLPEASTKLPREKPLPKVRPPTKWEQFAKLKGIQKKKKTNLVWDEVHKEWRRRWGYKRAKDDTKEWLIEVPETADPSEDQFAKRNKAKKERVAKNEFNRLRNIARASKTPVAGLGLAPRAQQSKSELAQAVSVARTSTASVGKFQDRLPKEKAPRHTGKKRKFQPLLGDFGNEKQKQLEMLKVMETKKPRLDVTKAVNKQLREDEEEEGRTRRKKGSGKKGDRGKRGAAGGKGKGAKGSKGGKGARSTKGKGRGPHMKQGKR from the coding sequence ATGGCGGCGTGCAGTGTGGAAGACGTGCTGGCTAAAGCCGAGCGGGACGAGGCGGAGCGGCTGAAGAGCATCAGCGTGGTTAAAGAGCTGGAGCTGGAGTTCGACGTGGGGAACCTGCTGGCTCTGGATAAGAACCCGGTGGAGCTACGGGGTCGGAGTCAGGACCGCGAGGAGTTGCTGCGGGCACTGGCGAGAGACAACGTGCAGCTACTGGTGAACGAGATCTGGAAGCTGCCGGCGGAGCGCACGGACGACGTGCTGGTGGTGAAGCTGCCCGAGGCCAGCACCAAGCTGCCGCGAGAGAAGCCCCTGCCCAAGGTGAGACCCCCGACGAAATGGGAGCAGTTCGCCAAGCTGAAGGGcatccagaagaagaagaagaccaaTCTGGTGTGGGACGAGGTGCACAAGGAGTGGCGAAGGCGCTGGGGCTACAAGCGGGCTAAAGACGACACTAAAGAGTGGCTGATCGAGGTGCCGGAGACCGCCGACCCCAGCGAGGACCAGTTCGCCAAGAGGAACAAGGCTAAGAAAGAGCGAGTGGCTAAAAACGAGTTCAACCGCCTGCGCAACATCGCCCGGGCCAGCAAAACACCAGTAGCCGGGCTGGGGCTCGCACCCAGGGCGCAGCAATCCAAATCAGAGCTGGCTCAGGCCGTCAGCGTGGCCAGGACCTCCACAGCCTCGGTTGGCAAGTTCCAGGACCGGCTGCCTAAGGAAAAAGCCCCGAGGCACACCGGCAAGAAGAGGAAGTTCCAGCCTCTGCTCGGGGACTTTGGGAACGAGAAGCAGAAGCAGCTGGAGATGCTAAAGGTGATGGAGACCAAGAAGCCACGCTTGGACGTGACCAAAGCTGTGAACAAACAGTTgagggaggatgaggaggaggaaggaCGAACAAGAAGGAAGAAAGGGTCAGGGAAGAAGGGAGACCGAGGAAAGAGAGGTGCTGCTGGAGGAAAAGGAAAGGGTGCCAAAGGCTCTAAAGGTGGCAAAGGCGCCAGAAGCACCAAAGGCAAGGGGCGAGGCCCTCATATGAAACAGGGGAAGCGCTGA